aaggtgcccaggcacctaggtgtcccaaacagccgtcctatatatatatatatatatatatccaacgcGACCGTACGTTGAAAATTTCTTCAAACGCTATGACCCGGTACCCCGTTGCTGCCGCCTCCCTTGTCTCCGGATCATCGTCGCCATCTCCCATGCGCCCTCGCCGCAGgactccgtcgccgtcaacggcaatctgcctcGCCGTTGCCAACATAGAGGATCTCCACCAAGTTAGGGTGAGATTCGACCCCCTCGTGCTTCATTTTCTCTGATTCAATGCACAAGGGTTAATGCCATGTATCTTTCCATGAATGTGACTCTTCTATCAACCAGATTAATTCATTAGAATAGATTCGAGCAAAaaatttaggtttaggtttccgccgaacgcatctcggaccgaccgattaGGAATTTTCGGTCCCATCGATttggccctggccattgcactAGGACATCTCGGTTCCACCGAAACGTACTAATCAGTGAGACCGAAAGTAAAgtttcagtgaaaccctagcaactcAGAGACACCAAGCCACATATTGGTTCTACCAAAATGGAGTGTTTTGGTTCTGTgattgcttcggtatcactgaaATTACCAactcggtagctccgaaatgcatTCCATGGAAACCTAGAACTAAGATTTGAACTCAATTTTTTTGGAAAATCATATGCTTTTTGTGATAACTCATCTACTCTGCCCATACCCATCTATTCAGAGGGACTGTTTGCAAGATGTCAAGTGGCAGTGATAGTCAGAACATGTCAGAGCAGAATGTTGATCTCAGTGAGGGATCAAGTCTAGCTAAGAGCTACTATGAAGGCATCAAAAGCTCTCTAGATCTGCCAAAGGCTCCCACAAGGaccaagaagaagaggaattcaGATGATGAAGCTGCATATTTTTTGGCTAGCGAGGCCACATCCAAGAAAAAGGCTGTGCTAAGAAAAGAGTATGGTACTTCTGCTAGCACCAGGCCCAGTGCCAAGGACAGGACTGTTGTAAGGAAAGTACCTTTGTCAAAGGCAAACAAAGCCACAACTCCAAAGGAAACAATGACATTCATACTTGAGGATCCAAGTGATGCAGAGGCTGATGCcagcaagaagaagaaaagggctaGGAAGACAACTGTTGTAGTCATTGGCAAACCTTCCATGAGGgaagatgatcatgatgaggaggaagaggaagaggaaccagCACCTCCAGCAAAGACTCAGAAGCTAATGTCAGATGCTATGAAGTCTGCTGCTCCCTCCAAGCCCAAGTCCAAGCCCAAAGCACCTGCTCCTAAGAGATCTACAAGAAACATCTTCGTtgctaagaagaacaaggccccactgCCTGAGGTTAATGTtgatgatgagccactagtgctcagaaagttgaagccaaagattccagatcatGACAATGCTCATCCAGTAGCCGAGAACATGATGCTCAGGAAGGATAAGGGTTTGCATCAGTGGAGGATGTCTAATCCTTACTCTGTCAGGAGGAGGACTGCTTGTGATTACCACTTTCACACACGagaacaacatgatttctatgagactgtattgcttgataagaagcccatactCAGTGACATGAAGTGGGTGGATTGGAAGTACATTGATGCCAATGAGGATCACTTCCCCCATGTCCATGAGAGTTTTAGGCTTGTAGGAGTTGATGATTTTGTTggtcagaagctcaccaagtggaatgacgAGATGATTATGCAATTCTACCCCAtaactcatttctatccagatggcaaggTTGCATGGATGACCGAGGGACATAGATACCAGTCAACTATCTCTGAGTGGGCTGAACTTCTTGGTGCCCCTGAGGAAGAAGAAAATGACATTGATGTCTATGGGAAGCCAAGGacggatcacaactccatggccaatatGTACAAGCCTATTCCCAAGAAAGATTATGATACACATAAGCTTGGATCAGTGAAGCATTTGCTTGCTGGTTTGGCCACCACGAGCACTATctttgtcacatcctagttagttcatgcattagagtgttgcatcatggctacatttcacagaaacctgaaatggggatgccagaaacccccagcaccccccctggaacaactagggtttactaaattttttccaatgaacctgaaatgccctccataaatgttcaccacctttggtcttggctaaaacctctgccaaaaatggtttcatatttttggaggccatcttggatttttgcacaagccataagtatttgcatttgggcattttaaatgctataaatattttcaaatgcccaaataatcttgaaggtatttttaggctgttgggaataatctcaaaggtgcctcagaatatttccaggatttttccaaatgaaatagtatttttactatttcaaacacagtacagaaataaataaaaagagaaaagaacagaaggcagaaaacttacctggcagcccacctggcggcccagcactgtgctggcccgcgccagtcagctgcctgctctcgccagagcaggcagagagctgacgccggcgagcgtgagctcgccacggcgccagcagcttgccgccctcgccgcggatgagctggccgacctctctcgatgcgccccgagcccctggacattgccattctcccccatcgcctctccctcgccttctccccaccatggccgacgccgccgcagccacctcaccggagtaaccgcggccaccgtcgacctcgcgccgtactaacgtgtcctacagcaccgccgtcgcccactccttcgagcaagccgagccccgagcgctcgtttgccccgaagctccgtcaccgacctcgccttcgccgctcaccgtcggagatcccctccgccgtcgccactgctacagctcgtctccgacctcgccgtctgctccgtcgcaaccgccgtgagcatggccaccttcccatcctctcctctctctctctcgagcgctgtagccaccgcacgaagctcacccgaacgcgccgccgcacgaactcgtcgccgacgaggctccggccatctaaCGGCCGCACCACcatagccattagcttcaccgcaacgccaggaacccgtagcaccctcgCACGTTCCTCGCCGCGCTCTCTAGCTTCGGTTCCGactacgcccgtaccccggcagccgcacggctcgtcgccggcgtcgattccgacgaccccgagctccactaccaccaccagtcgacgcggttcgcccccagctacacataggtactctccgccgtccttttggtcgccggaggggggatcccgcactccaccgccgcgtctggacgtcgccggcggctaaacgccggcgagtcaacgtggtttgaccacaggtcaacccccccagggtcactgacgagtggggcccgcctgctaactaatctgagttagagttaaaactaatcctaattaactaattacctaacagtgtcactgacacaggggacccacacgtcaggtatgacctggacgaccccgttgacctgctgacgtcacactgacgtcaggctgacgcagtaaagcttttactggaattattGTTATAttgaaaattccagaaattatcacaaacttcaaaaaatcatagaaaataatctatagctcagaatgaaaagattatatatgaaaaatgatcagaaaaatccattctatccatctgtactggtttcatgcatgattaagcaagttaacctactgttttatacagaacaagataaagcattaatatgggccatttatgaacttggaatttgaatctttgattcaaattagtccaaacccatctggtcttagttgcattagcccaacacatccatcttgccatgtctcatgcatgcatcatattgttgcacttgcttggtgttgattgtgcttcggtatgctcatcgtggtaggtcctgcctccgaggatattcacgagtatccaactgaagggcagtatcccaccaccactctgtcaggcaagcaacccattgatcatttcgatacaaacccatcttctcacttctgctctcgtttactgcattaagacaacgcgattcaaactgctgtgtgttgcggtagttgaacccactttcctttgcatgacctgtcattgccacagtaactagatgaaacccactagcatgtgtaggagttgattgagccatgttgtgttcctacaatgctatgcttgctatgcttagagttgtgtcaggtctggctcatcagggtgatgaactagagtgaaagtgtgtgtgtgggtaaAGAGGGTgaagtgttgaacacgatttggtaaaggtatcgatgggaggccatgtaggagtacatggtgggttgtttcattgagaccgtcccttagaactgagatctgtatgcgtgatttaagattcagctactaccacacattgggcccgaaaccaatggaccccctcggcttcttaatcacccttgtcctctgtccaggagttgcacgtagtttctggtgtttgtagtaagctggaggccgtggacagcgctgaccaaggggtgggctgtgatgcggtaggctcgtggcacggtgtaccgagtcgcccgtttggtgtccgggaaccctgcacacatcgtttggggccgtatgtggaaacctcggccggactccctgcggatggaacctaaataggcgataaacctggactagagactcgagtgtttaggtaggctgtggccgacacccacgttgggcttccgcttgaaggttgccgagtacacgtcgtgtagcgacgataagtggtgagagcgtgtgtgatgaagtacacccctgcagggtatgaaactattcgaatagccgcgtccgcggtaaaggactacttggtcgcttatgcagttcatagacaagtaaatggatactactaaaagcctcaagataagtgtgagtaccgcggatggccctctcgttggatgacgagggaggatccacggtggagtattgagatggtgattagtggactcgtgtgcgaaaactatttcacaagtggtgtatcgtaggatagcttagccaagagtcaaagctggcttgctgcaataaccccactaccttcttgagaatgagcatgtataataggatctgttgtaagacttgctgagtacctttgtactcatgttgctttaattactgttttcagacgacaacaccgccccttctgacgggttctacgtagaactcgacgacgacgagtgacgcgccacccaggtggtgatctaggcttgtgaagggccta
This window of the Triticum aestivum cultivar Chinese Spring chromosome 5D, IWGSC CS RefSeq v2.1, whole genome shotgun sequence genome carries:
- the LOC123120503 gene encoding uncharacterized protein, producing the protein MSSGSDSQNMSEQNVDLSEGSSLAKSYYEGIKSSLDLPKAPTRTKKKRNSDDEAAYFLASEATSKKKAVLRKEYGTSASTRPSAKDRTVVRKVPLSKANKATTPKETMTFILEDPSDAEADASKKKKRARKTTVVVIGKPSMREDDHDEEEEEEEPAPPAKTQKLMSDAMKSAAPSKPKSKPKAPAPKRSTRNIFVAKKNKAPLPEVNVDDEPLVLRKLKPKIPDHDNAHPVAENMMLRKDKGLHQWRMSNPYSVRRRTACDYHFHTREQHDFYETVLLDKKPILSDMKWVDWKYIDANEDHFPHVHESFRLVGVDDFVGQKLTKWNDEMIMQFYPITHFYPDGKVAWMTEVPAGKLLGFLVSDRGIEANPEKIKAITSLAKPACINDVQRLAGRIAALSRFISRLGEKAMPLYQLMKKTDNFVWNDAADTAFEDLKKQLAEPPVLTAPVDKEPLLLYVAANTRAVSVAMVVERKEEGK